From Streptomyces sp. SCSIO 75703:
CCGACCCGGTCAGGGGCCGGCCGAGGGGCGGCGCGGGGTCAGGCCGGGGTCACCAGGAGCGGGCGGGCCCGCTCGCGGAGTTCGGCCACGCGCGGTTCGTCGCCGTAGGGCTCCAGCCGGTGCAGCAGGTCCTTGACGTACTCGGTGGTGCGGGCGGACGAGATGCGCCCGGCCACCTCGACCGCTCGTACGCCCTGTTCGCAGGCGGCGTCCAGGTTCCCCGACTCCAGTTCGGCGACGGCCGAGACGACGAGTCTGAGCCCGTGCGAGCGGACGAACTCCTCGGTCGGCCTCGACAGCGCCTGCTCGGTGAAGCGGCGGACCTGGCCGGGTGCCTTCAGGTCCCGGTAGCACTCGGCGGCGTCGGCGGCGAAGCGGTCGTAGGAGTAGAAGCCGAGCCAACTGGGGTCGCTGTCGCCGGGGCGGGACCTCTCCAGCCAGCTCTCCGCCGCCTTCAGCGCCGTCCCGGCCGCTGCGGCGTCCCCGGCGCGGGCGTGGGCCCGCGCCTCGACCAGGCGGAAGAAGCTCATGGTGCGGGCGGTGGCCAGACCGCGGTTGCGTTCGAGCGCGGCCTGCGCGAGGTCCACGCCCTCGTCCCCGAAGCCCCGGTAGGTCGCCTGGAGCGACATGGAGGCGAGCACGTACCCGCCGAGGGGCACGTCGGCCGCCGCGCGGGCCAGCCGCAGCGCCTGGATGTAGTACCGCTGGGCGGCCTCCTGCTGGCCGGTGTCGAAGGCCATCCAGCCGGCCAGGCGGGTCAGTTCGGCCGAGGCGCCGAACAGCGCGCGGCCGACCTCGTCGGAGTAGGCGCCGAGCAGCAGCGGCGCCGCCTCGACCCGTAAGCACTCGGGCACCATCGAGGAACGCCAGTCGCCGCCGCCGTACTTGGAGTCCCAGCGGCGGGCGTCCTCGGCGGCCTCCCGGAGTTTGCGCACATCGCTGTGGCCGACCTTCAGGGGTGCGCCGGAGCCCTCGGCCGGGCCCACGTCGCGCGCCACCGAACTGTCGGCCGGGGTTATCAGCCAGCGCGAGGCGGGGGTCGCGTACGCGCTCACCGCGAACGAGCCCGCCAGGGACTGCCAGATGCCGCCCGCGCCGGCCCGGCGTCCGGCGAGGTCGAGGCGGTACAGCTCGGTCGCCGACCGCACCGCCTGCGCCACGTCCCTCGGGAAGGCGAGGCCGACCTCGGGGGCCGGGTCCGCGTCCGCGAGGCCGATCTCGTGCAACGGCACGGGTCGCCCGAGCTTCTGGCCGATGGCGGCGGCGATGAGGTGCGGGGCGGCGCCCTGCGGCACCATGCCCTTCGACACCCAGCGCGCCACCGACGTCTTGTCGTAGCGAAGCGTCAACCCGCGCTGGGCGCCGAGGTCGTTGACGCGGCGGGCGAGACCCGCGTTGCTGATTCCCGCGAGGGCGAGAACGGCGCCGAGCTTTTCGTTCGGCCCGCGTTGCTCCCTGGACATGCGCCACCCCTCGACACAGACGGCTGCCGCGCTGGCATAACCCCGCGGCATTCGTAAACCCAGCGTAGTTCGCCGCATCCCAAGCGTTAAGGGGCATTCTTCCGGATGGCGGGATTGTGGTCCGTACGGAAGTGCGGCGTCTGTACGGACTGTGGCCGTGTGCTCCCGGTGTGTGGCCGTGCGCCCGTCCGTGCGCTCTTCTGCGGCCGGCGCCGGGAGCGGTTCCATGGCGGTGCGTGGGTCGGCCCGCTGTCCAGGACAGTGGGCTGGGGGACACCGCCGTCTACATCCCCGCGGGCGGCGGACCGGTCCGGGGGGCGCGTCCCGCCTCCCGGACCGCGCCCCGCGGGGCACTGCGCAGAACCTGCACGGAGCGTGGTCAACGCCGGGAGAACATCAGGTAATTGGCCGAAAATCGATCCTATGATTTTCGGGCTCGTGGCGTTCCCACCACGGAAGTTGAGGGCGCTTTGGGTAGCCAAGGGGCGCATTATGGGGGCGCATTCGCGTCGTCCTCGCACCGCCTCGACCGCGTCGCCGTGACCTGACCGGCAGGCGCGAACGGCGGACCGACGCCCCCGCGCGGGGAGCCGCGGGGGCGTGTTCGCGGGAGCGCGGACGGCTCCGCCGCCGCTCCGTGGCACGCCCTTCATGGCAGCATGGGGACCCGGTTCTTACCGTGCCTGGTGGTCCCCAGCCTGTGGAGGCGTCGATGCGGTGGTTGGTGGGGTGGAGCAGCACCGCCGTGGGAGCCCCCGGCGCGGCCGGCGCCCGCCCCACGGGGAGCGCCGGACCCGACGCGCACGAGGCGTACGCGGGACACGACGGCGAGAGCGTGCGGCCCGTCGGCTCCCAGCCGCTCTGGGGCGGCCCCGACCCCCTGTGGGCGGTCGGCGACTGGCGCCCCGACGAGGTGCGCGTCGTCGCCGCCGACCCCGAGACCCGCATCGCCGTCCTCGGCCTGTGCGGCGCCAGCGACGAACAACTGCGCGTCGGGCTCTTCGCCGCGCGCGGCGGCGCCCTGCGTCATCTGACCGCCTGGCCCGGCAGTTACACCGCCGTCGTCCAGGTCGGCCGCCGCGTCACCGTCTGCGGCGACCTCGCCGGCGCGCGGCCGGTCTTCCACACCCCCTGGGCCGGCGGCACCGCCTACGCCACCGCCGCCCTGCCGCTGGCCGACCTCGTCGAGGCCAACCTCGACTTCGGGCACCTCGCCGCGCTCCTGGCCGCCCCCGACGTGCCCGCCGCGCTCGACGACTCCACGCCGTACGACGGCGTGAAGCGTGTTCCGCCGGGGCACGCGCTCATCCTGCGCGCCGGGGCGCGCGAGATCGCCGGATACGAACCGGTCGCCTCGCTCGCCGTCGCCGCCCCGCCCGCCGACCCCGACAGCGCCGTCGACGGCGTACGGGACGCCCTCGTCGAGGCCGTGCGCACCCGACTCGCCGCGCCCCGCCACGTCCCCGGCGACGGCATCGACCCCGGCCCCGTCCCCGGCATGGGCCCCGCGGAACGGCGGGCCGCCCGCGGCATGCCGGTGCCCGGCATCGGCGCCGACCTGTCCGGCGGGCCCGCCTCCGGGACGCTCGCGCTGCTCGCCGCGGGGCTGCCCGGCATGCCGGGCACCGTCCTCGGACACGGCCCCGGCGCGGGGGAACGGCTGCTCGCCGTCACCTTCAACGACCTCGCCGTCGGCGGGCGCGAGTCCGAACTGGAGCGCGCGGGGGCGATCGCCGCCGGCCCGCGCCTGCACCACGTCGTGGTGACCGGCGGCGAGGAGGTCCTGCCCTTCGCGGTCCTCGACGGTCCCCTCACCGACGAACCGGCCGCCTGCCTCGTCTCCGCCGCCCGCCACCGCGCCCGCCTCGCCGCCGGCAGCGCCGACCACTTCACCGGGCACGGCGCCCGGGAGGTGCTCGACGCCCACCCGGCCCGCCTCGCCGACCTGCTGATGGACCGCAAGCGGCGCCACCTCGTCCGGCCCGTCGCCGCCCTCGCCCGCGCCGACGGGTCCGTCCTCGTCCCCGCCCGCGTCTACGCCGCCGCCCGGCGCCTGTCCCGCACCCCCTACCGGTCCGGCCTCGACGACCTCGCCCAACAGCTCATGCGGCGCCGCTTCGACCCGCCGGGCGACGGGGCCGTCGACGCGTCCCTCGCGGTGCTCACCTGGGGCGGGCCGGGACCGGCGGCGCGGTGGCTGACGGGCGAGGCGCTGGCCGAAGTATCGGTTCGGCTCCAGGCCGTGACCCAGCGGTCCGCCGTGGGGCCAGGACAGCGGCCCGGCGACTTCCGGGCGCGGGCCGCGCTGGCCCGGCGGGCGGCCGAGGTGCGGGTGCTGGAACAGGCCGCCGAGGTCCGCTTCCAGCGGCTGCACACGCCGTTCCTCGACAACCAGGTCGTCCGCGCCTGCCGCGCGCTGCCCGAGGCGCTGCGGGTGCGGCCCGGGGCGCGGGCGGCGATCCTCCGCTCGGTGCTGGAGGGCGCGGGGGTGAGCGAGCTGCCCACCGGCTGGGGCACGCCGACCCGGGCGCCGGAGGCCACGGCCACGCGGACCGGGCTGCGGGTGGCCGCAGACTCGCTGCTCGCGCTCTTCGACACGCCGCTGCTCGCGCAGGCGGGGCTGGTGGAGGCGCGGGTCGTCCGCAAGGCGCTGCGCGCGGCGGCCGAGGGGGAGCCGCTGCCGCTGGACGGGCTCGCCGGGCTGGTCTCCCTGGAACTGTGGCTCGGGCGGCTGCTCGCCCGGCGCGGGACCTGCTGGACGGGCACGCCGGCCCGGCAGCGCGCGGTCCCCGCCGGGATCGTGCCGCAGCGCGGGGCGCTGGGCGGCGCGGGCGCCGTGGTACGGCGGGTGTGAGAGGCGCCGCCTCCCCGGCCCGGGCCCCGGCCCCGCGGTGGGTGTGACGCGGTCCCTCCCGGCCCCCGCGCCGGCCGGTGCCGGTGCCGGTGCGGGGGCGCTGGTGACCTGCGCGGGTGCGCCTACCCGCAGGTGAAGCGCGACTGCGCCCAGTCCGCCAGCGCGACCGAGTCGAAGGGCCTGTGCGGTTCGACCACCAGGCGTACGGTCTCGCGCCCCGTGAGGTTCACGTGGACGGGGATCGCCCGGTCGCCGCCCTTGACCATGCCGGAGTTCCACAGCCGGACGCCGTCCGCGTGGACGGAGAAGCGCACCTTGCCGAGGCTCGTCAGGTCGTCGACGCCCACCAGCGCGTCGTAGGAGGAGCAGGCGCGGTTGAGGTCGATCGTGACGGAGGACCGGCCGTGCACCGTGACGCCGTGCGCGTGCTGCGCCCCGCCGATCCACAGTCCCGTGCGCTGCCAGGCCCAACTGCTGCCGCTAAGGCGCATCTCCGGGCCCGTGCCGTCACCCGTGAGGTCGTACGCCAGCTCGTTCCACTGGTAGACCTCCGGAGCGGGGGGCGGGGGCGGCGGCGTGGGTGTCGGGGTCGGCGTCGGCGAGGGGGTCGGCGTGGGCGTGGGGCTCGGCGTCGGGGTGGGCGACGGCGTGGGCGTCGGGGTGGGAGTGGGCGTGGGCGTCGGGGTCGGCGTCGGCGGGGGAGTGGGCGTCGGCGTGGGGGCGGGGGCCGGCGGGGGCGGGGGGTCGGCCGGCCGCGGCGCGGGGGGTTCCGGGGTGGGGTGGGCCGCGGGGGCCGAGGGGGGCGGTGCCGCCTCGGCCGGCCGCCGGGCGGGGGTGTCGTTGCCGGCGAGGGCGAGGACCAGGGCCGCCGCCACGCCGACCGCGACCACGCCGGCCGCGATGCCCGCCTTCAGCGGCGCCCCGATGCCCTCGGAGGCCGCCCCCGCGCCGGCCCCGCCCGAGGCACCGCCGTTGGCCGCGGCCGCCGCACCGGCGGCACCGGCCGCCCCAGCCCCCGCGCCGCCCGCGATGAGCCCGGCCGCCTTGGCGTACCCGGCGGCGCCGAACCAGCCGATGACCGCGAGCGGGACCACGGCCGGGATGCCGCTCGCCACTTCCTGGATCTGGCCGGCGGCGACCCGGCACCGGGCGCACTCCTCCAGGTGCTTGCGCAGCCCCCGCTCGGCCCGCGTGCGCAGCCGCCCGCGCGCGTAGGTGCCCAACTGGTCCGCGTAGCGCGCGCACTGCGCGTCCCCCGCGAGGGCGTCGCTGACGTGCGCCTGGAGGTACGCCTGCTTCAGCCCCTCCCGGGCGCGGCTGGCCAGCACGCGCGTGCCGTTGGCGTCCAGCCCGAAGAGGACGGCCACCTCGCTCGGCGACTCGTCCTCCACCTCGGTGTGCCACAGCACCGCCTGCCACCGCTCGGGCAGCGAGCGGAAGGCCCGCATGGCCATCGACTGCTCGGCCTCGTGCATGGCCCGCACGTCGGCGCCCAGTTCGAGCGTGTCGTCGTCCGGCACCGAGGCGCCGCGCGAGGACTGCGCCGCGAACACCGCGAAGTCGTCGACCAGTTGCTCGCGCTTGGCCGACCGCACCCAGCCCGCCGCGACCCGCCGGACCGAGGTGAGCAGGTAGGCGCGGACGGCGTGCTCGGGGCCGGAGCCCCGCCGCACCGCCTGGAGCATCCCGGCGAACACCTCGGCGGTCAGGTCGTCCGCCGTGTGGGCGTCGCGGCAGCACGTCCGCGCGTACCGGCGCACGGCGTCGGCATGGCGCCGGTACAGCTCCTCGTACGCCGTGTCGTCGCCCGAGCGCATCAGCCCGATCAGCTCGGCGTCGGAGGCCGGCGTCTCGCGGGGCGGGGGCAGCACCCCGTCGTCGTGGCGCTCGCGCTGTGCAG
This genomic window contains:
- a CDS encoding sigma-70 family RNA polymerase sigma factor, translated to MSVDGWDKSLGDGEAGLGDPPQVPGQGGPADPPRGAGPAEGSVPAQRERHDDGVLPPPRETPASDAELIGLMRSGDDTAYEELYRRHADAVRRYARTCCRDAHTADDLTAEVFAGMLQAVRRGSGPEHAVRAYLLTSVRRVAAGWVRSAKREQLVDDFAVFAAQSSRGASVPDDDTLELGADVRAMHEAEQSMAMRAFRSLPERWQAVLWHTEVEDESPSEVAVLFGLDANGTRVLASRAREGLKQAYLQAHVSDALAGDAQCARYADQLGTYARGRLRTRAERGLRKHLEECARCRVAAGQIQEVASGIPAVVPLAVIGWFGAAGYAKAAGLIAGGAGAGAAGAAGAAAAANGGASGGAGAGAASEGIGAPLKAGIAAGVVAVGVAAALVLALAGNDTPARRPAEAAPPPSAPAAHPTPEPPAPRPADPPPPPAPAPTPTPTPPPTPTPTPTPTPTPTPTPSPTPTPSPTPTPTPSPTPTPTPTPPPPPPAPEVYQWNELAYDLTGDGTGPEMRLSGSSWAWQRTGLWIGGAQHAHGVTVHGRSSVTIDLNRACSSYDALVGVDDLTSLGKVRFSVHADGVRLWNSGMVKGGDRAIPVHVNLTGRETVRLVVEPHRPFDSVALADWAQSRFTCG
- a CDS encoding asparagine synthase-related protein, which translates into the protein MRWLVGWSSTAVGAPGAAGARPTGSAGPDAHEAYAGHDGESVRPVGSQPLWGGPDPLWAVGDWRPDEVRVVAADPETRIAVLGLCGASDEQLRVGLFAARGGALRHLTAWPGSYTAVVQVGRRVTVCGDLAGARPVFHTPWAGGTAYATAALPLADLVEANLDFGHLAALLAAPDVPAALDDSTPYDGVKRVPPGHALILRAGAREIAGYEPVASLAVAAPPADPDSAVDGVRDALVEAVRTRLAAPRHVPGDGIDPGPVPGMGPAERRAARGMPVPGIGADLSGGPASGTLALLAAGLPGMPGTVLGHGPGAGERLLAVTFNDLAVGGRESELERAGAIAAGPRLHHVVVTGGEEVLPFAVLDGPLTDEPAACLVSAARHRARLAAGSADHFTGHGAREVLDAHPARLADLLMDRKRRHLVRPVAALARADGSVLVPARVYAAARRLSRTPYRSGLDDLAQQLMRRRFDPPGDGAVDASLAVLTWGGPGPAARWLTGEALAEVSVRLQAVTQRSAVGPGQRPGDFRARAALARRAAEVRVLEQAAEVRFQRLHTPFLDNQVVRACRALPEALRVRPGARAAILRSVLEGAGVSELPTGWGTPTRAPEATATRTGLRVAADSLLALFDTPLLAQAGLVEARVVRKALRAAAEGEPLPLDGLAGLVSLELWLGRLLARRGTCWTGTPARQRAVPAGIVPQRGALGGAGAVVRRV